A section of the Methanococcus vannielii SB genome encodes:
- a CDS encoding peptidylprolyl isomerase encodes MESGKLVKISYDGYVEGKLFDTTNEELAKEEGILNPNMVYGFVTVSVGEKMLIPGLDKAITEMNVGEEKELELSPEEAFGKRDASKVKIVPMNDFKKHNVRPIPGMPVNIDNKIGKIVSANGGRILVDFNHELAGKTLNYKLKLEEVVEAPTDVALEVVKLFVPRVSEENLKITLESENVIIDLPENTAFMQNLQMIKMGIANELIKRLDAKKVSFIDNFVKKTQ; translated from the coding sequence ATGGAATCTGGAAAGCTCGTAAAAATTTCATACGATGGTTATGTCGAAGGAAAATTATTTGACACAACAAACGAGGAATTAGCTAAAGAGGAAGGAATTCTTAACCCTAACATGGTATACGGTTTCGTTACTGTTTCAGTTGGCGAAAAAATGTTAATACCTGGACTTGATAAGGCAATTACTGAAATGAACGTTGGTGAAGAAAAGGAACTTGAATTATCACCTGAGGAAGCTTTTGGTAAAAGAGATGCTTCAAAAGTGAAAATTGTTCCTATGAACGACTTTAAAAAGCATAACGTAAGGCCTATCCCTGGAATGCCAGTAAACATCGACAATAAAATTGGTAAAATTGTAAGTGCAAACGGTGGAAGAATCTTAGTTGATTTTAACCATGAACTTGCAGGAAAAACATTGAATTATAAATTAAAATTAGAAGAAGTTGTTGAAGCTCCAACTGACGTTGCTTTAGAAGTTGTAAAGTTATTTGTTCCAAGAGTATCTGAAGAAAACTTGAAAATAACATTGGAAAGTGAAAATGTAATAATCGACCTTCCAGAAAACACTGCATTTATGCAAAACCTCCAAATGATAAAAATGGGAATTGCAAACGAACTAATAAAAAGATTAGATGCTAAAAAAGTTTCATTCATCGACAACTTTGTCAAAAAAACCCAATAA
- a CDS encoding 30S ribosomal protein S17e codes for MGRIRQTFIKRTGEELIEKFAGKFTSDFEANKKAVEEVARISTKTLRNRIAGYITAKVKKMNA; via the coding sequence TTGGGACGAATAAGACAGACATTTATTAAAAGAACTGGTGAAGAACTCATTGAGAAGTTTGCTGGTAAATTCACAAGCGATTTTGAAGCAAACAAGAAAGCTGTTGAAGAAGTTGCAAGAATCTCAACAAAAACATTGAGAAACAGAATCGCAGGATACATTACTGCTAAAGTAAAAAAAATGAACGCTTAA
- a CDS encoding anaerobic ribonucleoside-triphosphate reductase activating protein, whose product MKVSGIVELSTIDYPKHASAVVFLAECNMYCGYCQNYEFITKNISEMSAKEVFESMDLMFADALVISGGEPTLQPEAVKELCKLAKEKNFPVKLDTNGTNPEVIKKLVSEKLIDYVALDVKCSFEKYGQITGYTTKINEKILEIISACKKEGIFIECRTTFIPGLMDKLDITEISKTVKDCDLYSIQKYDSEHAHSEEMQKIKPLSDVEMMELGKIAKEHVKNVIVRTFVNEISIK is encoded by the coding sequence ATGAAGGTATCAGGAATTGTAGAATTATCCACGATAGATTATCCAAAACATGCATCTGCTGTTGTATTTTTAGCAGAATGTAACATGTATTGCGGTTACTGTCAAAATTACGAATTTATTACAAAAAACATTTCTGAAATGAGTGCAAAAGAAGTTTTTGAGAGCATGGATTTAATGTTTGCGGATGCCCTCGTAATTAGTGGCGGAGAACCTACACTTCAACCAGAAGCCGTTAAAGAGCTATGTAAATTAGCAAAAGAAAAAAATTTTCCAGTAAAACTAGATACAAATGGCACAAATCCGGAGGTTATCAAAAAACTTGTTTCAGAAAAATTAATAGACTATGTTGCACTTGATGTAAAGTGTTCTTTTGAAAAATATGGCCAAATTACGGGGTATACTACAAAAATCAATGAAAAAATCCTTGAAATAATAAGTGCATGTAAAAAAGAAGGAATATTCATAGAATGCAGAACTACATTTATTCCGGGATTAATGGATAAATTAGACATTACAGAAATTTCAAAAACCGTAAAAGATTGTGATTTATATTCAATACAAAAATATGATTCTGAACATGCCCATTCTGAAGAAATGCAGAAAATTAAGCCATTAAGCGATGTAGAAATGATGGAACTTGGAAAAATAGCTAAAGAGCATGTAAAAAACGTGATTGTAAGGACTTTTGTAAACGAAATATCAATAAAATAA
- a CDS encoding molybdenum cofactor guanylyltransferase — protein sequence MISAVILSGGKAERMNGEKSFRTFGNKYLIENIADILNSLKIPFTTVFKNPVFLKDSSSEIEKQVYFYKKYNQAITWDMIPEMGPLVGMLSGMINCDSSWVLLVPCDMPFITEKSIENLINCIPIAEYKNCNAIVPKHENGFIEPIFALYHRSTINALQKIVLETKEKKCSYPIRRLIDEINPLFMNISKIDPTGNVFLNINTIEELNSNIF from the coding sequence ATGATATCAGCAGTAATATTATCGGGCGGAAAAGCAGAGCGAATGAATGGTGAAAAGTCTTTTAGGACTTTTGGTAACAAATATTTAATAGAGAATATTGCAGATATATTAAATAGCTTAAAAATTCCTTTTACAACGGTTTTTAAAAATCCTGTGTTTTTAAAAGATTCGTCAAGTGAAATAGAAAAACAGGTTTATTTTTATAAAAAATATAACCAAGCAATAACATGGGATATGATACCCGAAATGGGCCCTTTAGTTGGAATGTTATCTGGAATGATTAACTGCGATTCTTCTTGGGTACTTTTAGTTCCATGTGACATGCCTTTCATTACTGAAAAATCGATAGAAAATTTAATAAATTGCATTCCTATTGCAGAATATAAAAATTGTAATGCAATAGTTCCAAAACATGAAAATGGATTTATAGAGCCCATTTTTGCACTCTACCACAGGTCTACAATTAATGCCCTTCAAAAAATAGTTCTTGAAACAAAAGAAAAAAAGTGTTCATACCCAATAAGGAGATTAATTGACGAAATAAATCCATTATTTATGAATATTTCAAAAATAGACCCTACTGGAAATGTATTTTTAAATATTAATACTATTGAAGAATTAAATAGTAATATTTTTTAA
- a CDS encoding acyl-CoA thioesterase codes for MFKTIVTPRFGDIDGLKHVNNIVPAIWFEQARNPIFQFFVPDLDLSYEKWNLIMVRTEYDFLYQMYYGKDVEIRSYISKIGNTSFTIYQEAWQGEKLAVKGKAVVVHYDFLKQSPVKIPDEIRKKLSLHLIEDIN; via the coding sequence ATGTTTAAAACGATTGTAACTCCAAGATTTGGAGATATTGATGGATTAAAACACGTGAATAACATTGTACCTGCAATTTGGTTTGAACAAGCTAGAAACCCAATATTTCAATTTTTCGTACCCGACCTTGACTTAAGTTATGAAAAATGGAATTTAATAATGGTAAGAACTGAATATGATTTTTTATATCAGATGTACTATGGAAAAGATGTAGAAATAAGGTCATATATCTCAAAAATAGGAAATACATCATTTACGATATATCAGGAAGCCTGGCAGGGAGAAAAGCTAGCAGTTAAGGGAAAAGCCGTTGTTGTACATTATGATTTTTTAAAGCAAAGTCCGGTAAAAATTCCTGACGAAATACGAAAAAAACTATCCCTACATTTAATTGAAGATATTAATTAA
- a CDS encoding helix-turn-helix domain-containing protein translates to MTEKNQLGSKITQLRESKGMSIEDLAKASDSSIELIECLEKGNLVPSLTPLLKIARALSVRLGTFLDDAPQNGPVITKSGNYESVVRFSGKLNGAVDSKLNFYSLAFEKQDRHMEPFLIDVYPFETNEYKLSSHEGEEFIFVISGEIEILYGSEKYLLKTGDSIYYDSVVPHDLHAFGNSLAKILAVIYAPF, encoded by the coding sequence ATGACAGAAAAGAATCAGTTAGGTAGTAAAATAACTCAATTAAGAGAATCAAAAGGCATGTCTATTGAAGACCTTGCAAAAGCGAGTGATAGTAGTATTGAACTTATTGAATGTCTTGAAAAGGGAAATTTAGTTCCCTCATTAACTCCTCTTTTAAAAATCGCAAGGGCACTTTCAGTTAGACTTGGTACTTTTCTTGATGATGCCCCACAAAATGGGCCAGTTATAACAAAATCAGGAAATTACGAAAGCGTTGTCAGGTTTTCTGGAAAATTAAATGGGGCAGTTGATAGTAAATTAAACTTTTATTCTCTTGCTTTTGAAAAACAAGATAGGCATATGGAACCATTTTTAATTGATGTTTACCCATTTGAAACAAACGAATACAAGTTATCGTCCCATGAAGGTGAAGAATTTATCTTTGTAATAAGTGGTGAAATAGAAATATTATATGGTAGCGAAAAATACCTGCTTAAAACAGGAGATAGTATTTATTATGATTCAGTAGTACCTCACGACTTACACGCTTTTGGAAATTCCCTTGCAAAAATACTTGCCGTAATCTACGCTCCATTTTAA
- the mgtE gene encoding magnesium transporter → MIIELQIDVRKYIKNGDLKTLKHLLEDQDPVIIYETIKELKAAEKVVIFRLLLKSVAAEIFSMLEPDEQLELVELFTDEEVKSIIRDMDPSDRAELLDELPDNVVIRILTLLPKDVREKTLEILNYPEDSAGRIMSPNFVYVTRNMTVEGALEKIRRYGKDVDMVYTIFVTEGNRTLIGTINLEELLFAEPKTFIEEIYTPNSPYVRTTTDQEDVATIMKKLDLNAIATVDNDFRLVGVITIDDIVDVIEEEFTEDIHKMAGISTIKTSYFHTSPFSFIKNRLPWLVGLLLVQSLSSFIVQGYEDILTTIPILAAFMVTMVDAGGNTGGQSSTMLIRSLALGEVDLEDWWRVFLKELYIGLILGLVLGIILFIRGFLISSDMFVNLAAGISVLIIIVFANIVGAMLPFLGKMLKIDPALMSGPLITTVADLGGILIYFYIASKILGF, encoded by the coding sequence ATGATTATAGAATTACAGATTGATGTTAGGAAATACATAAAAAATGGGGATCTTAAAACACTTAAACACTTACTAGAGGACCAAGACCCCGTCATTATTTACGAAACCATTAAAGAACTTAAGGCCGCAGAAAAAGTCGTTATTTTCCGGTTACTTTTAAAATCAGTTGCAGCAGAAATTTTTTCAATGCTTGAACCAGATGAACAACTTGAACTTGTTGAACTTTTTACTGATGAGGAAGTAAAGTCCATTATAAGAGATATGGATCCTTCAGACCGTGCAGAACTCCTAGATGAATTACCTGACAATGTAGTAATAAGAATATTGACACTTCTGCCAAAAGATGTCAGAGAAAAGACTCTTGAAATACTAAATTATCCAGAGGATTCTGCTGGAAGAATAATGTCTCCGAATTTTGTTTATGTTACACGAAATATGACTGTTGAAGGGGCTTTAGAAAAAATTAGAAGGTATGGAAAAGACGTTGATATGGTATATACGATTTTTGTTACTGAAGGAAACCGTACTCTAATTGGAACAATTAATTTAGAGGAACTTCTTTTTGCAGAGCCAAAAACATTTATTGAAGAGATATATACGCCAAATTCTCCTTATGTAAGAACCACTACTGACCAAGAAGATGTTGCAACTATTATGAAAAAGCTTGATTTAAATGCTATTGCAACAGTAGATAATGATTTTAGGCTTGTTGGTGTTATTACTATTGATGATATAGTAGATGTTATTGAAGAAGAGTTTACGGAAGACATTCATAAAATGGCAGGTATAAGCACGATAAAAACATCTTATTTCCATACATCGCCATTTTCATTTATAAAAAATAGATTACCGTGGCTTGTTGGTTTACTTTTGGTGCAGAGTTTAAGTTCATTTATTGTTCAAGGTTATGAAGATATTTTAACAACAATACCGATACTAGCAGCATTCATGGTCACCATGGTGGATGCAGGCGGTAACACGGGCGGTCAAAGTAGCACCATGTTAATAAGAAGTCTTGCATTAGGTGAAGTTGATTTAGAAGACTGGTGGAGAGTATTTCTTAAGGAGCTATATATCGGGTTAATTCTTGGACTGGTGCTTGGAATCATATTATTTATACGTGGATTCCTCATTTCTTCGGACATGTTTGTAAATTTGGCTGCAGGTATTTCAGTATTGATAATCATAGTCTTTGCAAATATTGTAGGAGCTATGCTTCCGTTTTTAGGTAAAATGTTAAAAATTGACCCCGCACTAATGTCTGGGCCACTTATAACGACCGTTGCAGACCTTGGAGGAATTTTAATATATTTCTACATTGCAAGCAAAATCCTTGGATTTTAG
- a CDS encoding chorismate mutase codes for MSSSSEKRLEEIRKRISEIDEQLITLIAERTGFAPEIASLKNSLGASVTDSKREQDICEQTRILCEEHCIECSVALKIIKILMEYNKEVQAEFFRKVDSK; via the coding sequence ATGTCATCTTCTTCGGAAAAAAGGCTTGAAGAAATTAGGAAGCGAATTAGCGAAATCGATGAGCAGTTAATAACCTTAATTGCCGAAAGAACTGGTTTTGCGCCCGAAATAGCGTCTTTAAAAAATTCACTTGGAGCTTCAGTAACTGACTCTAAAAGAGAACAGGACATTTGTGAACAAACACGAATATTATGTGAAGAACACTGTATTGAATGCAGTGTGGCTTTAAAAATTATAAAGATTCTTATGGAATACAACAAAGAAGTTCAGGCAGAGTTTTTCCGAAAAGTAGACTCTAAATAG
- a CDS encoding 6-hydroxymethylpterin diphosphokinase MptE-like protein, with protein sequence MDIFVWKKFYEKIIHDFGYGIKGDILSSEVLEKMIEIYKNNVASNEISKKIAGKDAYIFGAGPSLKKHVMEFKKLNDNIEKVVITADGATKALLEENIIPDIIVSDLDGDMEYILKSNLFGSIVVVHAHGDNIDRLEKYVNNLKNIFGTTQVPKKFKNLSNYGGFTDGDRCCFLAEEFGAKQMILCGMDFGIYVTKYSRPNIEKDVEIADSIKVKKLKYAETLVNWLKENGKTPIRFMG encoded by the coding sequence ATGGATATTTTTGTCTGGAAAAAATTTTATGAAAAAATAATTCACGATTTTGGGTACGGGATTAAAGGGGATATTTTAAGTTCAGAAGTACTTGAAAAAATGATTGAAATTTATAAAAATAATGTTGCATCGAATGAAATTTCAAAAAAAATAGCTGGAAAGGATGCATATATTTTTGGTGCCGGCCCTTCATTAAAAAAACACGTAATGGAGTTTAAAAAATTAAATGATAATATTGAAAAAGTAGTAATTACCGCAGATGGGGCTACAAAAGCATTATTGGAAGAAAATATCATTCCGGACATTATAGTATCTGATTTAGATGGAGATATGGAGTATATTCTTAAAAGTAATTTATTTGGCTCCATCGTAGTAGTTCATGCCCATGGAGATAATATTGATAGACTTGAAAAATACGTTAATAACCTTAAAAATATCTTTGGAACGACCCAAGTTCCAAAAAAATTTAAAAATCTGTCAAATTACGGTGGGTTTACAGATGGAGATAGGTGTTGTTTTTTAGCCGAAGAATTTGGCGCTAAACAAATGATTCTTTGTGGAATGGACTTTGGGATTTATGTAACCAAATATTCTCGTCCAAATATTGAAAAAGACGTTGAAATTGCTGATTCGATAAAAGTTAAAAAGTTAAAATATGCAGAAACCCTTGTAAATTGGCTTAAGGAAAATGGAAAAACTCCAATTCGGTTTATGGGCTAA
- a CDS encoding MBL fold metallo-hydrolase, which translates to MEVKILVDNTASSKYLAQSGFSAIIKDEGQKILFDAGQSKYVLKKNLELMNENDKFDSIIFSHGHYDHTDGFNYFIEKYGKNMDIPVYIHKDAFKSPFIDDRYIGIDEKIKEFLRRYENTVYVEKKVKISKNLIISGSVERNFIYEKEKFYTIENGEKTEDVVLDDMFLVANNTIITGCSHSGIINCIENGKSIKDIFGVIGGFHMHSASENYLKKVKEYISKQNFKLISPMHCTGFNTTKELSSLKGFKFGMVGTVFKI; encoded by the coding sequence ATGGAAGTTAAAATTTTAGTTGACAATACTGCAAGTTCTAAATATCTTGCACAATCAGGATTTTCTGCAATTATTAAAGATGAGGGCCAAAAAATACTATTTGATGCAGGACAAAGTAAATACGTACTTAAAAAAAATCTAGAACTAATGAATGAAAACGATAAATTTGATTCGATAATATTTAGTCACGGGCACTACGACCATACTGACGGTTTTAACTATTTTATTGAAAAATATGGGAAAAACATGGATATTCCCGTATATATTCATAAAGATGCTTTCAAAAGCCCATTTATTGATGATAGGTATATTGGAATTGATGAAAAAATTAAAGAATTTTTAAGACGCTATGAAAATACAGTATATGTTGAAAAAAAAGTAAAGATTTCAAAAAATCTGATTATTTCTGGAAGTGTTGAAAGAAACTTTATTTATGAAAAAGAAAAGTTTTACACGATTGAAAATGGCGAAAAAACTGAAGATGTAGTTTTAGATGACATGTTTTTAGTTGCAAATAACACCATAATTACTGGATGCTCCCATAGTGGAATTATAAACTGCATTGAGAATGGAAAATCGATTAAAGATATATTTGGAGTTATAGGTGGATTTCACATGCATAGTGCATCTGAAAATTACTTAAAAAAAGTTAAAGAATACATTTCAAAACAGAACTTTAAGCTAATTTCGCCAATGCACTGTACAGGTTTTAATACCACAAAAGAATTGAGTAGTTTAAAAGGATTTAAGTTTGGAATGGTTGGAACAGTATTTAAAATATAA
- the dapA gene encoding 4-hydroxy-tetrahydrodipicolinate synthase, which produces MQGVYPAIVTPFKDGSVDFEGLRKNIDFLIENGVKGVVPVGTTGESPTLTPKEHEKVIEKVVDFVNGRVEVIAGTGSNSTLEALEFSQYAEDVGADRVLLITPYYNKPPQEGLKRHFGEVANSITVPIVLYNVPSRTALNIEPDTIKYLFDEYSNITAIKEANPNLSQVSEILDICNIDVLSGNDELTLPIMSLGGKGVISVIANIAPKEFVQMVEFAEKGKFDKAKEIHYKLFPLMKLMFIETNPIPIKTAMNMLGMPSGELRLPLCEMAQSNKLKLQNALNTLGLLK; this is translated from the coding sequence ATGCAAGGCGTATATCCTGCAATTGTTACCCCGTTCAAAGACGGTAGCGTAGATTTCGAAGGTTTACGAAAGAATATAGACTTTTTAATTGAAAATGGTGTTAAGGGCGTCGTTCCAGTTGGAACAACAGGTGAATCACCTACATTAACTCCAAAAGAACATGAAAAGGTAATTGAAAAGGTCGTAGATTTCGTAAACGGTAGAGTCGAGGTAATTGCAGGCACTGGTTCAAACTCTACTTTGGAAGCACTTGAATTTTCCCAATATGCTGAAGATGTAGGTGCTGATAGAGTACTACTGATAACTCCCTACTATAACAAACCACCTCAGGAAGGTTTGAAACGACACTTTGGAGAAGTAGCAAACTCAATAACCGTTCCTATTGTTCTATATAATGTTCCTTCAAGAACTGCCTTGAATATAGAACCAGATACTATTAAATACTTATTTGATGAATATAGTAACATTACAGCCATTAAAGAAGCAAATCCAAATTTATCGCAGGTTTCTGAAATATTGGATATATGTAATATCGATGTTTTGTCAGGAAATGATGAATTAACCTTACCAATAATGTCACTTGGAGGAAAGGGAGTTATAAGCGTTATTGCAAATATTGCCCCCAAGGAATTCGTTCAGATGGTTGAATTCGCTGAAAAGGGCAAGTTTGATAAGGCAAAAGAAATTCACTATAAATTATTCCCACTAATGAAACTAATGTTCATTGAAACAAATCCAATACCCATAAAAACCGCAATGAATATGCTTGGAATGCCTTCCGGTGAGTTAAGGTTACCCCTTTGTGAAATGGCGCAAAGCAATAAATTAAAATTGCAAAATGCATTAAATACATTGGGATTACTTAAATAA
- the gatC gene encoding Asp-tRNA(Asn) amidotransferase subunit GatC produces MIDIEKIQKQAEEIVSKLADVLENFKFENEGEYYILESKNVLRSDDEAVLDESFKSNALNVAPKTKDDVIIVEKSKWSQ; encoded by the coding sequence ATGATTGATATTGAAAAAATTCAAAAACAGGCTGAAGAAATCGTTTCAAAACTCGCTGACGTTTTAGAAAACTTTAAGTTTGAAAATGAAGGTGAGTACTACATCCTTGAGTCAAAAAATGTATTAAGAAGCGATGATGAAGCAGTTCTTGATGAATCATTTAAATCAAATGCATTAAACGTGGCACCTAAAACAAAAGATGATGTAATCATTGTTGAAAAAAGTAAGTGGAGCCAGTAA
- the moaA gene encoding GTP 3',8-cyclase MoaA, with product MKDEFGREIRSFRLSITPECNLKCFYCHREGRTEENGKLMSPDEIGKIVSASLEFGVRKIKISGGEPLVRKDLPKIIQNIKNDQIKDISLTTNGILLEKCAEDLKKAGLNRVNVSLDTLNPKKYKEITGGDVEKVKRGIEKAIFLGLTPLKVNFLAMDITLNDLSEVMDYCKKVGAILQIIEFIPVDPNLKHHHIDITPIEEEIAKKSEKVVTRKFMQNRKKYILDGLEIEFVRPMDNTEFCGHCTRIRLTYDGFLKPCLLRDDNLVDVVTPLRNEESIRSYFIKCIKNREPFCKAE from the coding sequence ATGAAAGATGAATTTGGAAGAGAAATCAGGTCTTTTAGATTATCAATTACTCCAGAATGTAATTTAAAATGTTTCTACTGCCATAGAGAAGGAAGAACTGAAGAAAATGGTAAATTAATGTCGCCTGATGAAATTGGTAAAATTGTTAGTGCATCCTTAGAATTTGGAGTTCGAAAAATAAAGATTTCCGGTGGAGAGCCGCTTGTTAGAAAAGACCTTCCAAAAATTATTCAAAACATAAAAAATGACCAGATTAAAGATATTTCACTTACTACAAATGGAATACTCCTTGAAAAGTGTGCTGAAGACCTAAAAAAGGCAGGTCTTAATAGGGTAAACGTAAGCCTTGATACATTAAACCCTAAAAAATATAAAGAAATTACGGGCGGTGACGTTGAAAAGGTAAAAAGAGGGATTGAAAAAGCAATTTTCTTAGGATTAACCCCTTTAAAGGTTAATTTTTTAGCAATGGACATTACATTAAACGACCTTTCAGAAGTAATGGACTACTGTAAAAAAGTCGGCGCAATACTCCAGATAATAGAATTCATTCCAGTAGATCCAAATCTTAAGCATCATCACATTGATATAACCCCTATAGAAGAAGAAATAGCAAAAAAGTCTGAAAAAGTAGTTACAAGAAAATTCATGCAAAACCGAAAAAAATATATCTTAGACGGGCTTGAAATTGAATTTGTAAGGCCCATGGATAATACTGAATTTTGTGGACACTGTACAAGAATAAGATTAACTTATGATGGGTTTTTAAAGCCCTGTCTTTTAAGAGACGATAATTTGGTTGATGTAGTAACTCCTTTACGAAATGAAGAAAGTATTCGTAGTTATTTTATAAAGTGTATTAAAAATAGAGAACCGTTTTGTAAAGCAGAATAA